AAAAATTGAGACAACTCAACGAGGAGGTCAAGGACGAAACTGGCACCAATGGTATCGGGCCGGGAAAATTTTCCGGCCGCGAGAACGAAAACGCTCATCGATGGTGGCGGCGATACAAAGACTTCGCTGACTTTAAGAAATGGAACCAAGAACGTCAGGTAAGAGGCGTTAGCTTGTATCTGACGGGGGAAGCAGAAAGATGGTTTCAAAACCAACCGAAAGAAGGGGACACTCGCCAAGACCTGAAGGTATTTGAGAAAAAGTTCATTGAGCGGTTTGGGAAGACGGGACCTTTGTGGCTCCATGATCAAATGTTGCATAATCATCGGCAACAAGTGGGCCAGACCGTGGAGCAGTACGCAATTTCGTTGAAAGAACTCGGAGAGAAGGCCAGCCGAAATGAAAAGGAACTGCTTTCGTTTTTCATCAATGGGCTCTTGCCACCGATTAAAACCTTTGTCGTGAGTAGGTCCCCACAGGACTATACTTCTGCTACCACCATGCAAAGACGGCAGAAGTGGTTTCCCGAATTACACCTGATAACAACGAGGCTATGGAGGCAAGTAATCGAGCTTTGAAGGACAATATAGCGACTCTGACGGAGCAGATGGTCGCCATGAACAAGGAACTGAGAACTCTAAAAGAATCAGGAAAACAAGGCAAAGACACTACTCGAAGGCCCCCACCAGTCTATGGAGGAAGAACAGTTCAGGATGCGAAGGTACAGTGTACTAGATGTTTTAGAATTGGCCACAGCGCCGCTAATTGTCGAACTGTACGAACTCAAAGAGTTGATGAACGAACTTGTTATTCATGCGGCCGTATAGGTCATATAGCACGAAATTGTAGGAATATACGTGGCAATCAAAGGCCTAATTTAAACGCCTAAGGCCGAGTCGTAATTTTGTAAGAGAGCCACGTTACGGCAAGGGCAAAATGAATggtgacaaaatattatttaaggCTCAACAATATGGGAATAATTACGGAAAACAAGACACTGTTGAAATTTTGGTTCTTCGTTCGAATGACGAATtaattgataataatattatttcaGTGTCTATCCATGATCGAAAAGTACAGGGGTTGATTGACACAGGGGCTCATTTGACCGTCGGGTCGGAAGAATTATTTAATTTGATTCCTGAATTgcataaagtaaaatttcagaaatcgGAGGTGTCTAAAATTTTAACAgcggggaatgaaaaattagacGTAATTGGGGTATTGGAGGTACCAGCACTTATTGCTGATAAATATGTCAAGTTGCGTATTTATATTGTTAAGGGTTTACAACGAAATTTGATATTGGGTATGGATTTCTTGAAACGATATCAAGTAGTAATTGATTTCAGTTCTCGGAGGATAAAATTGCGAGGTGAGGTAACTTTAAGAGTAGCTAAAAATATAACAGTGCCAccaaaatgtgaatttatcgCTCCAGTTAGGGTGCCGTATAATTATCCAGAGGGTATTGTTGGCTGTACTAATCAAAGGAAATCACGGGTAACGCCTGGTATCTTGGTAGCGAGGGGTTTAGTACATTCTAACCgtaaaataataccgatgagaaTAGCTAATACTTTAGATTCTGAAGTTAAAATTAGGCGAAATACAACTATAGGTGCATTTTCTCCTCTATCGAATGAttgtcatattttaaatttatctgAGTTGTCGGGTACTCACATTCCAAATTACTGTCCTAAAGTTGAACAAGAAAACTATTTGATTGAGCAACTAAAGATCAATGAGCTTGATTTGAATAACAAAGAAAAGAGTCAATTACAGCAGGTATTGTTACAACATATTGATGCCTTTGTGGATTCTTCAGGTCAATTAGGCCATTGTGATTTAATTAAACACCAAATTAAGTTAAAAGATGGGGCGATTCCATTTCGTAGAGCACCGTATAGGGTAACCCCCGAGAAGAGGGAGGAAATAAAGAGACAGGTTGATGACTTACAGAGACAAGGTGTAATCGAACCTTCGGTGTCACCCTTCGCTAGTCCTGTGGTTCTCgtaaaaaagccagatcaaaGTTGGAGATTCTGCACAGactttagatttttgaataatATAACAGAGCCCGACTCATTTCCATTGCCAAGAACTGATGAGTCCCTAGAAATGCTTGGTAGGAATAAACCgcagtatttttcaacactGGACTTACAATCAGGATTCTTCCAATTAGAGTTAGATGAAGAAAGTCGACCTAAGACTGCATTTGTTACACATCAGGGGTTGTTTCAATATCGACGGCTGGCACAGGGTTTGAGGAATTCACCAAGTTGCTTTCAGCGAACTATGCAATTTGTTTTACGTAATATCTTGTGGGAATTTGCTTTATGTTATATTGATGATATAATTATTTATAGTAATACTTTTGAAGATCACTTAGCTCACCTGAATATTATTCTAGAACGATTGAAACAGGCGGGACTAAAATTGAAGCCCAGTAAATGTCAATTTGTTCGTAGAAGTGTGAAATTCCTGGGACACATAACATTGTTTATCCCAGTGAACGTTCGTTATGAgttcaacaaaattgtacatatttccTATAATACTTTTACTTAAAAATAACAATCGTAACAATAGCCAGGTGTGTTTGATTCTAGGCGTTCTTTGTTACGAGCTAAATAATTACCTTGAAGCGCACACacttttaaatttgaaacaaaatattgaagataTTATTTTTCGACACTCGctcacaaattaattttataagAATGTTGTACCTTCTTGTTGTATGGCCGTTACAATATCTATCGATCATTCAGAATAACATGACAGCAATTTGATGCCCCATTTTACGTTTAATTGTACACTGATGCTGTGTTCAAAGAATACCAATGGGGATTAGGAGTATCCGGCCCTGCAACGCATAAGGAAGAGAGTCATcgcaaagttacagctaatgtccctatATGCTATCACAGACAGACAGTTTTCCTGCATGTTTACGTGAACAAGCCTGTTAATTGTGAAAGTCAGGGCGCGAGCATCTTTGGTATCTGAATATTTGGTAAAGTTTACGTCAGTAATAGAAGTGCTATCTATGCTTTCCGATATCAACACAACATATTGTAGTCTCAACCCATTTTTAGTGGACGTTTCGACAAAGATTTCGCTTAACTTCGCAGTACCTCTATATAACTCTCTTGAGGAAAGCGATTAATGTTACTGTAACAAATGTGATTGAAGCTCGTAGATTCACAGGAAAGGCGCAAACATCATTATCAGATATCTGAATTTGAACTGTTTGCTATACAGCATAATATGGTAGTAATGACATAATAGTAGCTTTTCGACATATTCTCACTCCACTCTTGGCATTTACTCGGTATTCGTATAATTCTACAATGGAAACCAACTAGTTTAATGCAACATGGAGGAAAGGACATGACAGGGTTTTTTTCCCATTATAGTGACCACCTTCGTTTTGGTGTTTTCCACCCTgcttaaaattattttccatATGCAGGATAATGTATTTTTTCCCTCAgtaagaaattttgatattcgGTTTATATTTCTGAATACATGCACTTCAAATTTTACTGTCGAAAATTTATATGGAGAAATGTTTAGCAAAATGTTTCCTAAAGTTGCCTCCGATCCGAACACCTATTTTTTATTATCAATCACGGTAGTCTGCTCTGAATACAGGGTTTGTTTCCGATGTTTAcacgttgtttgtttgttgtttgtttgtttataccTACTAGGTAGAGCAATTAAAATACAGCATAGGCATAAcgatgtatgtttgtttatataaaacaagaaataaagaataaaatgtaaactgaaaGCCAGAACAGATTATACACTCTGCCCAACTATACCCTCTGACCTGACAAATACGTTCAAGGAGAAAAATACACTTGAATGTATTGTCAGGGCTGAGTGATATTTAGGGCAAAGTGTTAGTGTTGTTTTggctttcattttacatttaatgCTCTATTTCAGTATGCTCTATTCAGTATtactttatttcaaacaaacataAGTTGTCATGTTCCAGCAATGTTTTATTTACGCTACGtatgtatttgtaaacaaacaaccaaCATCGAGAAATGCACGTTTGTGCAGTAAACATGAGCTTGTTTTACCGCCATCACGTGATCCCTAGGGTGTACCAAGAAGCCACAGATCTTGGGCAACACTATAGAGATGAAGTAGTGAGGAATCAAAGTCACTCGTTACCGGCCAGCGGTATCTTACTGTGTCTATCTCTGTAGTATGGTAGCATGTGTTTAAAGTAATTATTATCATCTTGGAGATGAAAGGAAAAACtttaaattgcaaaacaaatcgCCTTTTTGTGGTTACAAATAATTGGTGTCCGTTGAAAAACCTCACTTCTCTGTGTTGCTTGGAATAAGTACCCGCGCTCTTATTTTCCCGAATTTGAAGATCTTGCATGGGCGGACTACCTGGTGACCTCCAAGTTGCAGGGCGGACTACCAAATATGCTTTCAGGGCTACATGTTTCTGAAAATGGTTGTTCTATGGGAATGCCAAAGAAAAAGCTAGAGTAAATTTTGAGCCCTGTtctcaaaatgaaatatatcgTCATGAGCAGTCTGCCGAGGCGATGGGCTGCAGCACTTTCCACTTTCTTTCCCAATATGTGTCAGAATACGTGTTAGGGTGACCTCTTCTGGGAAAGAAAGCCCGAAAActagaaaagaattggaaactGGGTGAATTTACCTCATCTGCTaaaacagcagcagcagcagcagcagcaacaacaactaAAACAATTACATACAAATGCATGCAAACACGGTAGCACAGTATTTGATGTAAGTAAATTATTGGTTCGGACAGAAATTGGCAGGATGGCATCCCTTCATGAATGAGTAAATGTTTGAACATAAAACACCATTTGGCGAAATTTCATTAATTCCATAAAACCATAAAACATGAGGAAGGCAACTTTCTTTACATAATTTGAACATGTTACGAATTGTCATGAAGGTACAGGCCATGCGCAATACCAGACTTTCAAAAGTATGACGGAATAGAA
The DNA window shown above is from Ptychodera flava strain L36383 chromosome 5, AS_Pfla_20210202, whole genome shotgun sequence and carries:
- the LOC139132887 gene encoding uncharacterized protein: MTTRSGQRYNPMAEEQVHDLPEVPVVEDDMPELQLEEVPDDYPAESSQQNADQEWQRKVDLQLESTLSVLEKLRQLNEEVKDETGTNGIGPGKFSGRENENAHRWWRRYKDFADFKKWNQERQVRGVSLYLTGEAERWFQNQPKEGDTRQDLKVFEKKFIERFGKTGPLWLHDQMLHNHRQQVGQTVEQYAISLKELGEKASRNEKELLSFFINGLLPPIKTFVVSRSPQDYTSATTMQRRQKWFPELHLITTRLWRQVIEL